A single window of Archangium gephyra DNA harbors:
- the rplM gene encoding 50S ribosomal protein L13, with protein MSQRTYSAKPADIKREWHIIDVNGKVLGRAASQIATLLKGKHKPTYTPSIDTGDHVIVINADKVKVTGTKEQDKMYYRHPRAGFPGALKSTNLAKLRARHPEDIILNAVRRMLPRSALGRQMMTKLKVYAGDTHPHAAQKPATREVEA; from the coding sequence ATGTCGCAGAGGACCTACAGCGCGAAGCCGGCGGATATCAAGCGCGAGTGGCACATCATCGACGTGAACGGCAAGGTGTTGGGCCGCGCGGCGAGCCAGATCGCCACGCTGCTCAAGGGCAAGCACAAGCCCACGTACACCCCGTCCATCGACACGGGTGACCACGTCATCGTCATCAACGCCGACAAGGTGAAGGTGACGGGGACGAAGGAGCAGGACAAGATGTACTACCGGCACCCCCGCGCCGGTTTCCCGGGTGCCCTCAAGAGCACCAACCTGGCCAAGCTGCGCGCGCGCCACCCCGAGGACATCATCCTCAACGCCGTGCGCCGCATGCTGCCGCGCAGCGCCCTGGGCCGTCAGATGATGACCAAGCTCAAGGTGTACGCCGGTGACACCCACCCGCACGCCGCGCAGAAGCCCGCGACGCGCGAGGTCGAGGCGTAA
- a CDS encoding PilC/PilY family type IV pilus protein, translating into MFRKLTLSLVAILVVLLRADTASAIDQAACCLPTTSRLDALMNPPKGSDEKFFSRPGGPPNILFVIDTSSSMHSWPKSWPGTKGCSDSFLNGLGYTNAEEYPRLWTSLSSQSDNWFANTKYYEAPSNGYGVTFGNAPQNTNTWTDVTNACSSITGISGADQTTCRSCLDTRGYYIHNSSTRRVKGNFLNFYAPRDSGAVKVLADVIKDLREVRFGVMGFQTRAARTCWGLKEGTSNQCLCIQQPMGPTCAKSYPLDSSSVENNRNSVLNDLTNVNTNNSNGLGWDGCNTPLADALYAAGFYFQSKGSPTPYTEYLGASHPTSNNYSAADGVCFECGFNAVIMLTDGEPSAEGKVVKMPAAIANDTTTTCDGCSTSNLHKVARMLWDKDLRFDMGGQQRVATYTIGFSEDVEDSKLLQETARWGGGKFFPARSTSELKRVMLAILDDINTRNTAFSSAAVNTLQTQSVSATAIIPRMMPSKNGNWAGKLYRFEQFNEFVEDLDKNGDGDRADVLLVDKAGALVAEDSSIEYRKVVSPTGGPGGTPSFGAKADEFWEANAKLQELGHKNRKIWTVTDNNAGGSKDGLMTEKDQVVEFKLANMAQLRQYLAVSGAPLCPTGLLTTYKPGLILEKMKMTTSLDLVTAVTMMTAQGLVGIPANPTTQDAYDLLCAALVMQYVRGQDLFDEDADGLRDDTRQSVLGDIFHSSPVVVDPPVDKFLCDIGISNQCVSTLFATEQRTGVKSTELDKYTQPTACNISAPVQKDAYDAWHFVNRKRERLILVGANDGMLHAFSDGQGQEDTNCEVTYPSNATGGGLEKWAFIPADLLSRLQDMLQGHAYYVDGDIMVRDIWADDNNDGKKQMAEYHTVAVVAEGRGGTHYFALEIQWDGSATLATSAKTAPSFRWMFPQPCTDEALRFGKTLMSLSPKPPPIGPVLLQSETGLSRHEDKKLLSSERWVAMLSGGWSPANEKGRGIYMVDVWNGTVPDRRDNLLWKWEYSEDFKDKSDPRKYLTYGFAAPVALADYGSNTKVRFDGFFDTAVVGDLGGQLWTLRFHEPGVRDASTKLISNWSGARSFTMDSKGVNGGSELSVRSRSPFYYLTSLAMQPENRALRAFVGSGNRYQLLDNGAGTCRFDNPQACAKLGCGDTLSTYKVLQSDGDYQRLSNQWADRAYKAAQYRAFGSESTSTTNFCGTAGDTDFITAEYEYRYANSCPAPSGGSKVNYEFARTKALCGQDSAGTFDCRVSVPGNTLNMNDLDLSASATPSSLGKNRFYGVWAYGGIPARMFDENSASTSKNKAWDYDQRQLTDTGGSTTTGDLVDVTNVECDATGNCKCATGKTCSSKVLASADSYGWFYEYEGLPHKTASGAAVLSSCTLWNSMYPGPASSGACAGSNSNLARLFQADFVTGAPNCAAGFVNGTAYARYQNRSVLSPPPEPAMSIQISKTGQVVYGVNFFEPGKAQATGVQVSGDRDVLQYIYELPVSQSLHSCRHDGEAGGQGSCLPSGL; encoded by the coding sequence ATGTTCCGCAAGTTGACGCTCAGCCTCGTTGCCATCCTGGTGGTGCTGCTCCGGGCGGACACCGCGTCCGCCATCGATCAGGCGGCCTGCTGTCTGCCCACCACGTCCCGTCTGGATGCGCTGATGAACCCGCCCAAGGGCAGCGACGAGAAGTTCTTCTCGCGCCCGGGTGGGCCTCCCAACATCCTCTTCGTCATCGACACCTCCAGCTCGATGCACTCGTGGCCCAAGTCCTGGCCAGGCACCAAGGGCTGCTCGGACTCCTTCCTCAACGGGTTGGGGTACACCAACGCCGAGGAGTACCCCCGGCTGTGGACGAGCCTCAGCAGCCAGTCCGACAACTGGTTCGCCAACACCAAGTACTACGAGGCTCCGTCCAACGGGTACGGCGTCACCTTCGGCAACGCCCCGCAGAACACCAACACCTGGACGGACGTGACCAACGCGTGCTCGTCCATCACGGGCATCAGCGGCGCGGACCAGACCACCTGCCGCAGCTGCCTGGATACCCGGGGCTACTACATCCACAACAGCAGCACCCGGCGGGTGAAGGGCAACTTCCTCAACTTCTACGCGCCGCGTGACTCGGGTGCCGTGAAGGTGCTGGCGGACGTCATCAAGGATCTGCGCGAGGTGCGCTTCGGCGTGATGGGCTTCCAGACCCGCGCCGCCAGGACGTGCTGGGGCCTCAAGGAAGGCACCAGCAACCAGTGCCTCTGCATCCAGCAGCCCATGGGCCCCACCTGCGCCAAGTCCTATCCGCTGGACAGCAGCTCGGTGGAGAACAACCGCAACTCGGTCCTCAACGACCTGACCAACGTCAACACCAACAACAGCAACGGCCTGGGCTGGGACGGCTGCAATACCCCGCTCGCCGATGCGCTCTACGCGGCTGGCTTCTACTTCCAGTCCAAGGGCTCTCCCACGCCCTACACCGAGTACCTGGGCGCCAGCCACCCGACGAGCAACAACTACTCCGCGGCGGACGGGGTGTGCTTCGAGTGCGGCTTCAACGCCGTCATCATGCTGACGGATGGCGAGCCCTCCGCCGAGGGCAAGGTGGTCAAGATGCCGGCCGCCATCGCCAATGACACGACGACGACCTGCGACGGCTGCTCCACCAGCAACCTGCACAAGGTGGCGCGGATGCTGTGGGACAAGGACCTGCGCTTCGACATGGGTGGCCAGCAGCGCGTGGCCACCTACACCATCGGCTTCTCCGAGGACGTGGAGGACAGCAAGCTGCTGCAGGAGACGGCGCGGTGGGGCGGCGGCAAGTTCTTCCCGGCCCGCAGCACCAGTGAGCTCAAGCGCGTCATGCTCGCCATTCTCGACGACATCAACACGCGCAACACCGCCTTCTCCTCCGCGGCCGTCAACACCCTGCAGACGCAGAGCGTGTCGGCCACGGCCATCATCCCGCGCATGATGCCCAGCAAGAACGGCAACTGGGCGGGCAAGCTCTACCGCTTCGAGCAGTTCAACGAGTTCGTCGAGGACCTGGACAAGAACGGTGACGGAGATCGCGCCGACGTCCTGCTCGTGGACAAGGCGGGGGCGCTCGTCGCCGAGGACTCCTCGATCGAGTACCGCAAGGTGGTGTCCCCCACCGGCGGCCCTGGCGGCACGCCCTCCTTCGGCGCCAAGGCCGATGAGTTTTGGGAGGCGAACGCCAAGCTGCAGGAGCTCGGCCACAAGAACCGCAAGATCTGGACGGTGACGGACAACAACGCCGGCGGCTCGAAGGACGGGTTGATGACGGAGAAGGACCAGGTGGTCGAGTTCAAGCTCGCCAACATGGCCCAGCTGCGCCAGTACCTGGCCGTGAGCGGCGCGCCCCTGTGCCCCACCGGCCTGCTCACCACCTACAAGCCGGGTCTCATCCTCGAGAAGATGAAGATGACGACCTCGTTGGATCTCGTGACGGCCGTGACGATGATGACGGCCCAGGGTCTGGTGGGGATTCCGGCCAACCCGACGACGCAGGACGCGTATGACTTGCTGTGCGCGGCGCTCGTCATGCAGTACGTGCGCGGGCAGGATCTCTTCGACGAGGACGCCGACGGCCTGCGGGACGACACGCGGCAGTCCGTGCTGGGCGACATCTTCCACTCCTCGCCGGTGGTGGTGGATCCGCCGGTGGACAAGTTCCTGTGTGACATCGGTATCAGCAACCAGTGCGTGAGCACGCTCTTCGCCACCGAGCAGCGCACGGGCGTGAAGTCCACGGAGCTGGACAAGTACACGCAGCCCACCGCCTGCAATATCTCCGCGCCGGTGCAGAAGGACGCCTACGACGCCTGGCACTTCGTCAACCGCAAGCGCGAGCGCCTCATCCTGGTGGGCGCCAATGACGGCATGCTGCACGCCTTCAGCGACGGCCAGGGCCAGGAGGACACCAACTGCGAGGTGACGTACCCCAGCAACGCGACGGGCGGAGGCCTGGAGAAGTGGGCCTTCATCCCGGCGGATCTGCTGTCGCGGCTGCAGGACATGCTGCAGGGCCACGCCTACTACGTGGACGGCGACATCATGGTCCGCGACATCTGGGCGGACGACAACAACGACGGCAAGAAGCAGATGGCCGAGTACCACACGGTGGCCGTGGTGGCTGAGGGCCGCGGTGGCACGCACTACTTCGCGCTGGAGATCCAGTGGGATGGGTCCGCCACGCTGGCCACCAGCGCCAAGACGGCGCCGAGCTTCCGCTGGATGTTCCCGCAGCCGTGCACGGACGAGGCGCTGCGCTTCGGCAAGACGCTGATGAGCCTGAGCCCCAAGCCGCCGCCCATCGGCCCGGTGCTGCTGCAGTCCGAGACGGGCCTGTCGCGCCACGAGGACAAGAAGCTGCTGAGCTCCGAGCGCTGGGTGGCGATGCTGTCGGGTGGCTGGTCTCCCGCCAACGAGAAGGGGCGCGGCATCTACATGGTGGACGTGTGGAATGGCACCGTGCCGGATCGCCGCGACAACCTGCTGTGGAAGTGGGAGTACTCGGAGGACTTCAAGGACAAGTCGGATCCGCGCAAGTACCTGACGTATGGCTTCGCGGCGCCGGTGGCCCTGGCGGACTACGGCTCCAACACGAAGGTGCGCTTCGACGGCTTCTTCGACACCGCGGTGGTGGGAGACCTGGGCGGGCAGCTGTGGACGCTGCGCTTCCACGAGCCGGGAGTGCGCGATGCCTCCACGAAGCTCATCTCCAACTGGAGCGGCGCGCGCTCCTTCACCATGGACAGCAAGGGTGTGAACGGAGGCTCCGAGCTGAGCGTCCGCAGCCGCTCGCCCTTCTACTACCTGACGTCGTTGGCGATGCAGCCGGAGAACCGCGCCCTGCGTGCCTTCGTGGGCTCGGGCAACCGCTACCAGCTGCTCGACAATGGCGCCGGCACCTGCCGCTTCGACAACCCGCAGGCGTGCGCCAAGCTGGGGTGCGGCGATACGCTGTCCACCTACAAGGTGCTGCAGAGCGATGGGGACTACCAGCGGCTGAGCAACCAGTGGGCGGACCGCGCCTACAAGGCGGCCCAGTACAGGGCCTTCGGCTCCGAGTCGACGAGCACCACCAACTTCTGCGGCACGGCGGGTGACACGGACTTCATCACGGCCGAGTACGAGTACCGCTACGCCAACTCCTGCCCCGCGCCTTCGGGTGGCAGCAAGGTCAACTACGAGTTCGCCCGCACCAAGGCGCTGTGCGGCCAGGACTCGGCGGGTACGTTCGATTGCCGGGTGAGCGTGCCGGGTAACACGCTGAACATGAACGACCTGGACCTGAGCGCGTCCGCCACCCCGAGCTCGCTCGGCAAGAACCGCTTCTACGGCGTCTGGGCCTATGGCGGCATCCCGGCGCGCATGTTCGACGAGAACTCCGCGAGCACCTCGAAGAACAAGGCCTGGGACTACGACCAGCGGCAGTTGACCGACACGGGCGGCTCCACCACCACGGGTGACCTGGTGGACGTGACGAACGTGGAGTGCGACGCCACGGGCAACTGCAAGTGCGCGACGGGCAAGACGTGCTCGTCGAAGGTGCTGGCGAGCGCGGACAGCTACGGCTGGTTCTACGAGTACGAGGGGCTGCCCCACAAGACGGCCAGCGGTGCGGCGGTGCTCTCCAGCTGCACCCTGTGGAACTCCATGTACCCCGGCCCGGCCTCCTCGGGAGCGTGTGCCGGTTCGAACTCCAACCTGGCCCGGCTGTTCCAGGCGGACTTCGTCACGGGTGCGCCCAACTGCGCGGCGGGCTTCGTCAACGGCACCGCCTACGCGCGCTACCAGAACCGCTCCGTGCTGTCGCCTCCTCCGGAGCCGGCCATGAGCATCCAGATCTCGAAGACGGGCCAGGTGGTCTATGGCGTCAACTTCTTCGAGCCTGGCAAGGCGCAGGCCACGGGTGTGCAGGTCTCGGGTGACCGGGACGTGCTGCAGTACATCTACGAGCTGCCCGTGTCGCAGTCGCTGCACAGCTGCCGGCACGACGGCGAGGCGGGTGGTCAGGGCTCGTGCCTCCCCTCGGGGCTGTAG
- a CDS encoding caib/baif family protein, whose protein sequence is MVKDKGSRVNVPEVLEQQAQARQEVGRMGKREFLEQYQRLAKMYTADPGNPGSYACEGCERCANCMFCKDCDSCYQCTHCTRCELCNNCSHCVDCKQCHNCAYCVQSENCTSSAYLVLCRNMSDSNYCFGSVGLSKKDFHILNVPFPRTEYFKQVKRLREEMGI, encoded by the coding sequence GTGGTGAAGGACAAAGGGTCGCGGGTGAACGTACCGGAGGTGCTCGAGCAGCAGGCCCAGGCGCGCCAGGAAGTCGGGCGCATGGGCAAGCGCGAGTTCCTCGAGCAGTACCAGCGGCTCGCGAAGATGTACACGGCGGACCCGGGCAACCCCGGCTCCTACGCGTGCGAGGGCTGTGAGCGGTGCGCCAACTGCATGTTCTGCAAGGACTGCGACAGCTGCTACCAGTGCACCCACTGCACCCGCTGCGAGCTGTGCAACAACTGCTCGCACTGCGTGGACTGCAAGCAGTGCCACAACTGCGCCTACTGCGTGCAGAGCGAGAACTGCACCAGCAGCGCCTACCTGGTGCTGTGCCGCAACATGTCCGACAGCAACTACTGCTTCGGCAGCGTGGGCCTGTCCAAGAAGGACTTCCACATCCTCAACGTCCCCTTCCCCCGCACCGAGTACTTCAAGCAGGTGAAGCGGCTGCGCGAGGAGATGGGCATCTGA
- a CDS encoding ATP-dependent helicase, with protein MDLSKLNPPQREAVLTTEGPLLVLAGAGSGKTRVITNRIVHLLDKRPGGLLARNILAVTFTNKAATEMKERLVHMAGPRAQNVLVCTFHAFGAEMLREDIYRLGWPKKFTIADQGDQAAIIKRAMRERRIDDRTFDARKVLTLISKAKNAGKTPEPLGEGMGDDYDLIAHMVYEGYQLALKAQGSVDFDDLLILPSRLLREHEDLRHKYTQRFRYLLVDEFQDTNQAQIDLLTLLASGETRNVCVVGDDDQCIYSWRGAEVRNILNFDRYFTGAKEVRLEQNYRSTQVVLDAANAVIARNPERKAKKMWSDRKGGERIKVVTAPTEEEEARYVANEISRLLAGGIPADEIAILYRVNGQSRPIEEMLREKSIRYEVVSGSEFFDRREVKDVIAYFKLIANPRDETALLRIINVPARGIGDVTMERLVAHARRDSVTLWGAMERAEGYEDLPKGAAEKVKDFLALVERYRQSYEHGNLAATTRKLLEEIGYKDDAKSLTTSQASADRKLKSIDQVINSLEAFEKREGPKASLLTYLNRLSLDTRQEEEEVPGAHKAVTLMTLHASKGLEYRVVFFIGMEEELMPHKGMQGEAQNLEEERRLCYVGITRAKELLYLTRSAMRVKRGKEVPRTPSRFLEDIPPELVEVLDLDAPRKGPPTEQEKSFFANLKERFKAPGASGGGAPGPKPAVGGPTAGGPAPTGTVGGAR; from the coding sequence ATGGACCTCTCGAAGCTCAATCCCCCTCAGCGCGAAGCCGTGCTGACCACCGAGGGCCCCCTCCTGGTGTTGGCGGGCGCTGGCAGCGGCAAGACTCGCGTCATCACCAACCGCATCGTCCACCTGCTCGACAAGCGGCCGGGTGGCCTGCTGGCCCGCAACATCCTGGCCGTCACGTTCACCAACAAGGCCGCCACGGAGATGAAGGAGCGGCTGGTGCACATGGCGGGCCCCCGGGCCCAGAACGTGCTGGTGTGCACCTTCCATGCCTTCGGCGCGGAGATGCTCCGCGAGGACATCTACCGGCTGGGCTGGCCCAAGAAGTTCACCATCGCCGACCAGGGAGATCAGGCGGCCATCATCAAGCGGGCCATGCGCGAGCGGCGCATCGACGACCGCACCTTCGATGCGCGCAAGGTGCTCACCCTCATCTCCAAGGCGAAGAACGCCGGCAAGACGCCCGAGCCGCTCGGGGAGGGGATGGGGGACGACTACGATCTCATCGCCCACATGGTCTACGAGGGCTACCAGCTCGCGCTCAAGGCGCAGGGCTCGGTGGACTTCGATGATCTGCTGATCCTCCCCTCGCGGCTGCTGCGCGAGCACGAGGACCTGCGGCACAAGTACACCCAGCGCTTCCGCTACCTGCTGGTGGACGAGTTCCAGGACACCAACCAGGCCCAGATCGATCTGCTGACGCTCCTGGCCAGCGGCGAGACGCGCAACGTGTGCGTGGTGGGGGACGACGACCAGTGCATCTACAGCTGGCGCGGCGCCGAGGTGCGCAACATCCTCAACTTCGACAGGTACTTCACCGGGGCCAAGGAGGTGCGGCTGGAGCAGAACTACCGCTCCACGCAGGTGGTGCTGGACGCGGCCAACGCGGTGATCGCCCGGAACCCCGAGCGCAAGGCCAAGAAGATGTGGTCCGACCGCAAGGGTGGCGAGCGCATCAAGGTGGTGACGGCGCCCACGGAGGAGGAGGAGGCCCGGTACGTGGCCAATGAAATCTCCCGGCTGCTGGCCGGAGGGATTCCGGCGGATGAGATCGCCATCCTCTACCGGGTCAACGGCCAGTCGCGCCCCATCGAGGAGATGCTGCGCGAGAAGAGCATCCGCTACGAGGTGGTGTCGGGCAGCGAGTTCTTCGACCGGCGCGAGGTGAAGGACGTCATCGCCTACTTCAAGCTGATCGCCAACCCGCGGGACGAGACGGCGCTCCTGCGCATCATCAACGTGCCGGCGCGGGGCATTGGCGACGTCACCATGGAGCGGCTGGTGGCGCACGCGCGGCGTGACAGCGTGACGCTCTGGGGCGCCATGGAGCGCGCCGAGGGCTACGAGGATCTGCCCAAGGGGGCCGCCGAGAAGGTGAAGGACTTCCTGGCGCTCGTGGAGCGCTACCGGCAGAGCTACGAGCACGGCAACCTGGCCGCCACGACGCGCAAGCTGCTGGAAGAGATCGGCTACAAGGACGACGCCAAGTCGCTCACCACCTCGCAGGCCAGCGCGGACCGGAAGCTCAAGTCCATCGACCAGGTCATCAACTCCCTGGAGGCCTTCGAGAAGCGCGAGGGCCCGAAGGCCAGCCTGCTCACCTACCTCAACCGGCTCAGCCTCGACACCCGGCAGGAAGAGGAGGAGGTGCCCGGCGCCCACAAGGCCGTCACCCTGATGACCCTCCATGCCTCCAAGGGCCTGGAGTACCGGGTGGTCTTCTTCATCGGCATGGAGGAGGAGCTGATGCCCCACAAGGGCATGCAGGGCGAGGCGCAGAACCTCGAGGAGGAGCGCCGCCTCTGCTACGTGGGCATTACGCGGGCCAAGGAGCTCCTCTACCTGACGCGCTCCGCCATGCGGGTGAAGCGGGGCAAGGAGGTGCCGCGCACCCCCTCGCGCTTCCTGGAGGACATCCCCCCGGAGCTGGTGGAGGTGCTGGACCTTGACGCACCGCGCAAGGGGCCTCCGACCGAGCAGGAGAAGAGCTTCTTCGCCAACCTGAAGGAGCGCTTCAAGGCGCCGGGGGCGAGCGGGGGAGGGGCCCCCGGGCCCAAACCGGCGGTGGGCGGCCCGACAGCCGGGGGGCCCGCGCCCACCGGAACCGTGGGTGGGGCACGCTGA
- a CDS encoding metallopeptidase family protein, with protein MSRRGPFALCLLFLGSCQWTSPTSAPAVADAGTAPVALAPVPVPAASPVPEPLPPCRARGSSPLSAALDYLDNGKYPEALSCAAQASALEPDSAAAHSARGEALAALQRTAEAQVAYARALAIDPNQPDALLGAAHLYAVQLPSSREYDELGALYAESGLSQADMAPELLPRFALVAAMALNDLGQAAEALQRAKLVLAREPDNHEAAYEKALALFELCRFAEARAAFSTLQKDPQRGAHAHYHLGLLLEREGKWKEAKAHFDEARILSPEDFPAPPTPTEAEFREEVARAVAALPEDMRKDLTGVPVRAEELPAEEDLLSGEPPLSPAILGLFRGPPLTEPCDGSETPCRSVALYRLNLARAVRTREELREQIKVTLLHEVGHLRGEDDQELAARGLE; from the coding sequence ATGTCCCGGCGCGGTCCGTTCGCCCTCTGCCTCCTCTTCCTCGGTTCCTGCCAGTGGACGTCTCCCACGTCCGCTCCGGCCGTTGCCGACGCGGGCACCGCGCCAGTTGCCTTGGCGCCAGTGCCCGTGCCCGCGGCCTCCCCCGTGCCCGAGCCGCTTCCTCCGTGCCGGGCGCGGGGCTCCAGCCCCCTGAGCGCGGCGCTGGACTACCTCGACAACGGCAAGTACCCGGAGGCCCTCTCCTGCGCGGCCCAGGCCTCGGCCCTGGAGCCGGACTCGGCCGCCGCCCACTCGGCGCGGGGCGAGGCGCTGGCCGCCCTCCAACGCACGGCCGAGGCGCAGGTGGCCTATGCCCGGGCGCTGGCGATTGATCCGAACCAGCCGGACGCGCTGCTCGGCGCGGCGCACCTCTACGCCGTGCAGCTGCCCTCCAGCCGCGAGTACGACGAGCTGGGGGCCCTCTATGCCGAGAGCGGGCTCTCCCAGGCCGACATGGCGCCGGAGCTGCTGCCGCGCTTCGCGCTGGTGGCCGCCATGGCGCTCAACGACCTGGGGCAGGCCGCCGAGGCACTCCAGCGCGCCAAGCTCGTCCTGGCGCGCGAGCCGGACAACCACGAGGCCGCGTACGAGAAGGCCCTGGCCCTCTTCGAGCTGTGCCGCTTCGCCGAGGCCCGGGCCGCCTTCAGCACCCTGCAGAAGGATCCGCAGCGCGGGGCGCATGCGCACTACCACCTCGGGCTGCTACTGGAGCGCGAGGGCAAGTGGAAGGAGGCGAAGGCGCACTTCGACGAGGCGCGGATCCTCTCGCCCGAGGACTTCCCCGCGCCCCCCACGCCCACCGAGGCCGAGTTCCGCGAGGAGGTGGCCCGCGCGGTGGCGGCCCTCCCCGAGGACATGCGCAAGGACCTGACCGGGGTGCCGGTGCGCGCCGAGGAGCTGCCCGCGGAGGAGGATCTGCTCTCCGGGGAGCCTCCGCTGTCTCCCGCGATTCTCGGCCTCTTCCGGGGCCCTCCGTTGACCGAGCCCTGCGATGGCTCGGAGACGCCCTGCCGCTCGGTGGCCCTCTACCGCCTCAACCTGGCCCGGGCGGTGCGCACCCGCGAGGAGCTGAGGGAGCAGATAAAGGTAACGCTGCTCCACGAAGTGGGGCACCTTCGGGGCGAGGACGATCAGGAACTGGCCGCCCGCGGCCTGGAGTGA
- the rpsI gene encoding 30S ribosomal protein S9 has product MATATEKGFYGTGRRKEATARVWIRPGTGVVIVNGRDINVYFGRETSKMILNQPLDVLEQKGKIDIEVNVRGGGLSGQAGAIRHGLSRALCNYNPEFRPALKKAGFLTRDARAVERKKYGQPGARRRFQFSKR; this is encoded by the coding sequence ATGGCTACCGCCACCGAGAAGGGTTTCTATGGCACCGGCCGCCGCAAGGAGGCCACCGCGCGCGTGTGGATCCGCCCGGGCACTGGTGTTGTGATTGTCAACGGCCGCGACATCAACGTGTACTTCGGCCGCGAGACGTCCAAGATGATCCTGAACCAGCCGCTGGACGTGCTGGAGCAGAAGGGCAAGATCGACATCGAGGTCAACGTGCGCGGCGGCGGTCTGAGCGGCCAGGCCGGCGCCATCCGCCACGGTCTGTCCCGTGCGCTGTGCAACTACAACCCCGAGTTCCGCCCCGCGCTGAAGAAGGCCGGCTTCCTCACGCGTGATGCCCGCGCGGTGGAGCGCAAGAAGTACGGCCAGCCGGGCGCGCGTCGCCGGTTCCAGTTCTCCAAGCGCTAA
- a CDS encoding class I SAM-dependent rRNA methyltransferase, producing the protein MARPTPPTARVSLKGAKALRKGNPWLYRTELLEPPQTEERGAVVSVVDPQGNPVGQAFYAQRSPLALRLLTRKSPAEEKVDEAFLRHRLELSLARRAPLRQRDGVRLVHGEADLLPGLFVDRYGAGLSLQTLSEGMDVRKEWVARTLAELTGASHVVCRDDASGRDFEGLTREVKLLHGQGEARFSYHEGENLFEVDLLGDMKTGAFLDQVDNHVRAGELARGEGLDLFSYHGGFALALSRTCDSVLAVEQDAKASERARANAARNGRTNVTVENANAFDVLRRFSESGRRFDTVVVDPPGLAKRREGLATALRAYHELNLRALKCLRPEGLLVTCSCSGKLTREAFEEMVLSAASDAKRPVQILERRGAGLDHPVLGGLPETEYLKAFFVRVLL; encoded by the coding sequence ATGGCTCGCCCAACCCCCCCCACCGCCCGCGTGAGCCTCAAGGGGGCCAAGGCCCTGCGCAAGGGCAACCCCTGGCTGTACCGCACCGAGCTGTTGGAGCCGCCCCAGACGGAGGAGCGCGGCGCCGTGGTGTCGGTGGTGGACCCGCAGGGCAACCCCGTGGGCCAGGCCTTCTACGCGCAGCGCTCGCCGCTGGCGCTGCGGCTGCTCACGCGCAAGAGCCCCGCCGAGGAGAAGGTGGACGAGGCCTTCCTGCGCCACCGCCTGGAGCTGTCGCTCGCGAGGCGCGCGCCGCTGCGCCAGCGGGACGGCGTGCGCCTGGTGCACGGCGAGGCGGACCTGCTGCCCGGCCTCTTCGTGGACCGCTACGGCGCGGGCCTGTCGCTGCAGACGCTCTCCGAGGGCATGGACGTGCGCAAGGAGTGGGTGGCGCGCACGCTCGCCGAGCTCACCGGGGCCAGCCACGTGGTGTGCCGGGACGATGCCTCGGGCCGCGACTTCGAGGGCCTGACGCGCGAGGTGAAGCTGCTGCACGGGCAGGGCGAGGCCCGCTTCAGCTACCACGAGGGGGAGAACCTCTTCGAGGTGGACCTGCTGGGGGACATGAAGACGGGCGCCTTCCTGGACCAGGTGGACAACCACGTGCGCGCGGGCGAGCTGGCCCGGGGCGAGGGGTTGGACCTGTTCAGCTACCACGGGGGTTTCGCCCTGGCGCTCAGCCGCACGTGTGACTCGGTGCTGGCGGTGGAGCAGGACGCGAAGGCCTCGGAGCGGGCCCGGGCGAACGCCGCGCGCAACGGGCGCACCAACGTCACGGTGGAGAACGCCAACGCCTTCGACGTGCTGCGCCGCTTCTCCGAGTCCGGCCGCCGCTTCGACACGGTGGTGGTGGATCCGCCGGGGCTGGCCAAGCGGCGCGAGGGCCTGGCCACCGCGCTGCGCGCCTACCACGAGCTCAACCTGCGCGCCCTCAAGTGCCTGCGCCCCGAGGGCCTGCTCGTCACCTGCTCGTGCTCCGGCAAGCTGACGCGCGAGGCCTTCGAGGAGATGGTGCTCTCGGCCGCCTCGGACGCCAAGCGGCCGGTTCAAATCCTCGAGCGCCGGGGCGCGGGGTTGGACCACCCGGTGCTCGGCGGCCTGCCGGAGACCGAGTACCTCAAGGCCTTCTTCGTCCGCGTCCTGCTGTAG